The Shewanella zhangzhouensis genome has a window encoding:
- a CDS encoding AraC family transcriptional regulator: MPEKERIDSLSVALAGVVARRTEGVEWASTAIEGLEFYRQPSPTSCAICVVEPSIALVVQGAKSMTLGEQSYRYDTNRFLITSLDLPAKMQVLEASEEQPYLGIVIKLDLAMMSELILQAPLHPHKSATPEHAMVLGNTTASFLDAIQRLVALLDEPESIAVLAPLIKKEIFWRVLISEQGSRLRQIASAGSHGLRIARAIEWLKTHYDEHLSVDGLAELARMSKSTFHHHFREWTSMSPLQYQKRLRLLEARRLMLGENLDASAAAYRVGYESPSQFSREYSRLFGNPPKRDVITHWQ; the protein is encoded by the coding sequence ATGCCTGAAAAAGAACGTATCGACAGCCTCTCGGTGGCCCTTGCCGGCGTGGTAGCAAGACGCACTGAAGGGGTGGAATGGGCGTCCACAGCAATCGAAGGGCTGGAGTTTTATCGTCAACCCTCACCGACGTCCTGCGCTATCTGCGTGGTAGAGCCCAGCATCGCCCTGGTGGTACAGGGGGCGAAAAGCATGACATTGGGTGAACAGAGTTACAGATACGATACCAACCGCTTTCTTATCACCTCTTTGGATTTACCGGCAAAAATGCAGGTGTTGGAGGCCAGTGAGGAACAGCCTTATCTGGGCATTGTCATCAAGCTGGATTTGGCCATGATGAGCGAGCTGATTTTACAGGCGCCACTGCATCCACATAAAAGTGCCACACCAGAGCACGCCATGGTGCTTGGCAATACGACTGCGTCATTTCTGGATGCCATTCAGCGTCTGGTGGCACTGCTCGATGAGCCAGAGTCCATTGCTGTGCTCGCGCCACTGATCAAAAAAGAAATTTTCTGGCGGGTACTTATCAGTGAACAGGGTAGCCGCTTGCGACAAATTGCATCGGCCGGCAGCCATGGACTGCGTATCGCCAGAGCCATCGAATGGCTCAAAACACATTATGACGAACATCTCAGTGTCGATGGGTTGGCTGAATTGGCACGCATGAGTAAATCAACGTTTCACCACCACTTTAGAGAATGGACATCCATGAGTCCGCTTCAGTACCAAAAGAGGCTGAGGCTGCTTGAGGCTCGCCGGTTAATGCTCGGAGAAAATCTGGATGCCTCTGCGGCGGCTTACCGCGTGGGCTACGAAAGCCCATCGCAGTTTTCCCGGGAATATTCACGCCTCTTTGGCAATCCCCCAAAACGGGATGTGATAACCCATTGGCAGTAA
- a CDS encoding NAD(P)-dependent alcohol dehydrogenase: MKTIGYAAQSAQSPLEPYEYDCRDLRDDDVAIEILYSGVCHSDLHTVKNDWGWTLYPTVPGHEIVGRVIEAGPGVTQFKAGDKVAVGCMVDSCQTCSHCHSGEEQFCEQGFTQTYNSADRHTGEITKGGYARHIVVRQEFVLQIPPSLDLARAAPLLCAGITTYSPLRTWQVGPGSRVAVIGMGGLGHMAIKLAVAMGAHVTVISRSADKRQDAMQLGANGFLISTETQSMQQAVNQFDLILDTIPVKHDVTPYMPLLEVDGTLTLVGQVGPLAEVNTVPMIMGRRRIAASLIGGIAETQEMLDFCARMNILPEVEMITMEQINDAFERLEKSDVHYRFVIDMQASRF, translated from the coding sequence ATGAAAACCATTGGATATGCAGCTCAATCCGCGCAAAGCCCCTTAGAGCCGTACGAATATGACTGTCGCGACCTCAGAGATGATGATGTTGCCATTGAAATACTCTACAGCGGCGTGTGCCACAGCGATTTACACACTGTGAAAAATGACTGGGGCTGGACCCTGTATCCCACTGTGCCGGGGCATGAGATTGTTGGCCGCGTGATTGAGGCTGGCCCCGGGGTCACCCAATTCAAAGCTGGCGACAAGGTCGCCGTGGGTTGCATGGTAGACAGCTGTCAGACCTGCTCTCACTGCCACAGCGGTGAAGAGCAATTCTGCGAGCAAGGATTTACCCAAACCTATAACAGCGCCGACAGGCACACAGGGGAAATCACCAAAGGTGGCTACGCCAGACACATAGTCGTGCGGCAGGAGTTTGTACTCCAGATCCCGCCATCTCTGGATCTTGCCAGGGCGGCACCACTGCTGTGTGCCGGCATTACCACCTACTCGCCATTGAGAACCTGGCAGGTTGGCCCGGGCAGCCGTGTGGCCGTGATAGGCATGGGCGGACTTGGCCATATGGCTATCAAATTGGCTGTTGCCATGGGGGCACATGTCACTGTTATCAGCCGTAGCGCCGACAAACGCCAGGATGCCATGCAGTTAGGCGCCAATGGGTTTCTCATCTCTACCGAAACACAGAGCATGCAGCAGGCAGTAAACCAATTCGATCTCATCCTGGATACCATCCCGGTAAAACATGATGTTACGCCCTATATGCCATTGCTCGAGGTCGATGGCACCCTGACGCTGGTTGGTCAGGTCGGCCCCCTCGCAGAAGTGAATACCGTGCCCATGATCATGGGGCGTCGGCGTATTGCCGCCTCCCTGATTGGTGGAATCGCTGAGACTCAGGAGATGCTCGATTTTTGTGCCCGAATGAACATCTTGCCCGAAGTGGAAATGATCACCATGGAGCAGATTAACGACGCATTCGAGCGGCTTGAAAAGTCAGACGTGCACTACCGCTTTGTAATCGATATGCAGGCGTCCAGGTTCTGA
- a CDS encoding TlpA family protein disulfide reductase, whose amino-acid sequence MTSLPLNTSKLLPKLMSVGLSALLLSAALVGQASAKDDFAAEGERRAKLAGSELLGTPAPGLSLTTLTGDTLNLGELYGKKPVYLKFWATWCVPCRQQMPGFEKIYQQYGNDLQVIAVNTGISDNLNSVGAFVKKTGLNMPVTIDDGTLARAFNLRVTPQHFLIDRDGRIAYVGHQDDEAFHQALKAVVAAPGARAATVAGADGVAPKTAETALVNVAGYGLGDILVPLTLTDLDNHAYPLPTAVKPGKATGLVFFAPWCEWYLAESEPATARACQQVREMIEQQAPESNAQWLHISSNLWSSEADLAEYQTNYKPQLPIVFDEQGSLFGQFGVTQLPTIVYIDEAGKVTEKVSLQAPDFIPRLQSLLGADISQ is encoded by the coding sequence ATGACATCATTACCCCTCAACACTTCCAAATTGCTGCCCAAATTGATGAGCGTTGGCCTGTCCGCGCTGCTGCTGTCTGCTGCTTTGGTGGGACAGGCCTCGGCCAAAGACGATTTTGCCGCCGAAGGCGAGAGACGCGCCAAGCTCGCCGGCAGCGAACTTTTGGGCACGCCTGCACCCGGATTGTCGCTGACAACACTGACTGGAGACACCCTCAACCTGGGTGAGCTTTATGGCAAAAAGCCGGTGTACCTGAAGTTTTGGGCCACCTGGTGTGTGCCTTGCCGTCAGCAAATGCCCGGATTTGAGAAGATTTATCAGCAGTATGGCAATGATCTGCAAGTGATTGCGGTGAATACCGGCATCAGCGATAACCTCAATTCTGTGGGTGCCTTTGTGAAAAAGACCGGCCTTAACATGCCCGTGACCATAGATGATGGCACCCTGGCGCGGGCCTTTAACTTACGGGTTACGCCGCAGCACTTTTTAATCGACAGAGATGGGCGTATTGCTTATGTGGGGCATCAGGACGACGAAGCGTTTCATCAGGCTCTGAAAGCCGTTGTGGCAGCCCCCGGCGCCCGAGCGGCAACTGTCGCTGGTGCTGACGGTGTGGCCCCAAAAACCGCTGAAACAGCGCTTGTTAATGTCGCTGGATACGGGCTTGGGGATATCCTGGTGCCGCTGACATTAACCGACCTGGATAACCATGCATATCCACTGCCGACGGCTGTAAAGCCGGGTAAAGCCACCGGGCTGGTGTTTTTTGCCCCCTGGTGTGAGTGGTATCTGGCAGAGTCTGAGCCTGCCACCGCGAGGGCGTGTCAGCAGGTGAGGGAGATGATCGAGCAGCAAGCACCCGAAAGCAACGCCCAGTGGCTGCATATCTCCAGCAACCTCTGGTCATCTGAGGCCGATCTGGCCGAATACCAAACCAACTACAAACCGCAGTTGCCCATTGTGTTTGACGAACAAGGTAGCCTGTTTGGTCAGTTTGGTGTTACCCAATTGCCGACCATCGTCTATATCGATGAGGCTGGCAAGGTGACCGAAAAGGTCAGCCTGCAGGCCCCTGACTTTATCCCGCGTCTCCAGTCGCTGCTCGGCGCTGATATCAGCCAATGA
- a CDS encoding (R)-mandelonitrile lyase, protein MKPSDLTVFAALPLLFISLCPEAAQKSENGVHISVDSLDSREPIQGLDAFFTGKVKVEALFSAQGEARSSGANVTFEAGSRTHWHTHPIGQTLIVTSGMGWVQQAGSERIQIQPGDLVSIPANVVHWHGAVSYTSMSHIAIQESKSGSAVTWLEAVTDAQYLNTTLPGAR, encoded by the coding sequence ATGAAACCCTCAGACCTGACTGTTTTTGCCGCTCTTCCCCTGTTATTCATTAGCCTCTGTCCCGAGGCGGCGCAAAAAAGCGAGAACGGCGTGCACATCAGCGTGGATTCTCTGGACAGTCGGGAGCCCATTCAGGGTCTTGATGCATTTTTTACCGGCAAGGTAAAGGTGGAAGCACTGTTCAGTGCCCAGGGAGAGGCACGAAGCTCGGGCGCCAATGTCACCTTTGAGGCGGGAAGCCGCACACATTGGCATACGCACCCGATTGGGCAAACCTTGATTGTCACCTCCGGCATGGGCTGGGTTCAGCAAGCGGGTAGCGAACGTATACAAATTCAACCCGGCGATCTGGTGTCTATCCCGGCCAATGTTGTCCACTGGCATGGTGCGGTTTCTTATACCAGCATGAGCCACATAGCCATTCAGGAGAGCAAATCCGGCAGTGCCGTGACATGGCTTGAGGCGGTGACGGACGCCCAGTACCTGAATACAACTTTGCCTGGGGCCCGGTGA
- a CDS encoding helix-turn-helix domain-containing protein → MKAPLLIKSIAQVHQAFGLAPPGHPLVSVVGAFDSQRLNDLADTPIVSELYSISLKAGISGTCIYGRNAYDYQNGTLVFIAPGQVVQYSGAEGVANEKESWNLLFHPDLIRRSELGRCIGSYSFFHYEANEALHVSEVEKACLRGIVDKIVAEYSGNIDRHSQELIVSNIKLLLDYCTRYYDRQFYTRTNLNKDIASQFEQLLQRYYQNQVYEKLGLPTVAYCGKEMGISPYYLSDLLKKETGRTASDYIHFFVLERAKNSLLGTQLSVTEVAYNLGFAYPQHFSKLFKAKVGMSPKEYRKLG, encoded by the coding sequence ATGAAAGCGCCGCTTCTCATTAAATCGATTGCCCAGGTTCATCAGGCTTTTGGTCTTGCGCCACCCGGGCACCCCTTGGTGTCTGTGGTGGGGGCTTTTGACAGTCAAAGGCTCAACGATTTAGCAGATACGCCCATAGTTTCAGAGCTCTATTCCATCAGTTTAAAAGCCGGTATTTCCGGCACCTGTATTTATGGCCGCAACGCTTACGATTACCAAAATGGCACCTTGGTATTTATTGCACCGGGCCAAGTGGTGCAATACTCGGGGGCCGAAGGAGTGGCGAATGAAAAAGAGAGTTGGAACCTGCTGTTTCACCCTGACCTTATTCGCCGTTCGGAACTTGGACGCTGCATCGGCAGCTATTCATTTTTCCATTACGAGGCCAACGAGGCCTTACATGTTTCCGAGGTTGAGAAGGCCTGTCTCAGGGGCATAGTCGATAAAATTGTGGCTGAATACTCAGGCAATATTGACCGCCACAGCCAGGAGTTGATCGTGTCCAACATCAAGCTGTTGTTGGATTATTGCACCCGCTATTACGACCGGCAGTTCTATACCCGCACCAATTTGAATAAAGATATTGCCAGCCAGTTTGAGCAGCTATTGCAGCGTTATTATCAGAACCAAGTGTATGAAAAACTGGGCCTGCCAACAGTGGCCTATTGCGGTAAAGAAATGGGGATTTCGCCCTATTATTTGAGCGACCTGTTGAAAAAGGAAACCGGCAGAACCGCATCGGATTACATTCACTTCTTTGTGTTGGAGCGGGCCAAAAACAGCTTGCTTGGTACACAATTGTCAGTCACGGAAGTGGCCTATAATTTGGGCTTTGCCTATCCACAACACTTCAGCAAGCTATTCAAAGCCAAGGTAGGAATGAGCCCGAAGGAATACCGGAAACTGGGTTGA
- a CDS encoding AraC family transcriptional regulator: protein MSTLPHLGFQRYQPCALLQPYVSCYWQIFRPAGAESQSTEFMHPEGGTGIVFNFGAPIHLDGWQHRAQCLITGPTKQSTKLELSGRVDALGIRFWPGAGRVFLKSPLSELLGQHLTPGDLSLALLSDELAERLALLPTAPERIALLETRLLQYLIAHESQAQATEPRMQYALRWIAAQKDQGEIRNLLTEMDISQRQLERLFQQNVGMSPKNYSILQRTGFARELLKRDTAAPLTDIGYQAGFYDQAHFIREFKHVIGITPGQFRSKALLRR from the coding sequence ATGTCGACACTGCCGCATCTTGGTTTTCAGCGCTACCAGCCCTGCGCCCTGCTGCAGCCCTATGTCAGTTGCTACTGGCAAATCTTCCGCCCCGCAGGCGCCGAGTCACAGTCGACTGAGTTTATGCACCCCGAAGGCGGCACAGGTATCGTGTTCAATTTTGGCGCGCCCATTCACCTGGATGGCTGGCAACACAGGGCACAATGCCTGATCACAGGTCCCACCAAACAAAGCACCAAACTGGAACTCTCCGGCAGGGTTGATGCCCTGGGTATTCGCTTCTGGCCCGGCGCAGGGCGGGTATTTTTAAAGTCACCGCTGTCAGAATTGTTGGGACAACACCTGACACCGGGGGATCTGTCGCTGGCGCTGTTAAGCGATGAACTGGCCGAGCGCTTAGCGCTGCTGCCCACGGCACCAGAGCGCATTGCCCTGCTCGAAACCCGGCTGCTGCAATATCTCATCGCCCACGAATCCCAGGCTCAGGCAACCGAGCCCAGGATGCAGTACGCACTCAGGTGGATAGCCGCGCAAAAGGATCAGGGTGAAATACGCAACCTGCTAACCGAGATGGACATCAGCCAGCGCCAACTGGAGCGCCTGTTCCAGCAAAATGTGGGCATGTCCCCAAAAAACTACAGCATACTGCAGCGCACCGGCTTCGCCCGGGAATTGCTTAAACGCGACACTGCCGCCCCACTCACCGATATCGGCTATCAGGCCGGATTCTACGATCAGGCCCACTTTATCCGGGAATTCAAGCACGTGATTGGCATCACTCCAGGGCAGTTCAGAAGTAAGGCATTGCTTCGGCGCTGA
- a CDS encoding protein-disulfide reductase DsbD family protein, with translation MKIITFGLKLIACCWLMTAAAITAPAGDDTGHKIRASLQLESSAPVAGTDTGLAIKMSPEAGWHGYWLNPGDAGFPLQAQWLLPNGVTVGELQYPAPEPMVISDLMNYIYHGDYALLAPLSISEDIAPGTALTLAVDIRYLVCSPKLCVPEQQRLETQFTVADKGTSSAPLEAFSDWRRAIPKPVATMADFSIQNGQLMLSLPFPESVPLTKTLHFYPEVNGPIANTAPQSFVRNGDRLFMQTGAGEAGVSDFYGVLTLDDAQAIRVKAVQVSGDALVFPTGAGLPGAEPDNLLVMSLVTVLGAILGGLLLNLMPCVFPILSLKVLSLANLGDERVARAGALAYTLGAVLVCVLLGGLILLLREFGHQVGWAFQLQRPEIIVVLILLMMAIALNLAGLFELGTLSSGSRLQQKQGVAGDFWTGVLAAFVATPCTGPFMATALGAALVLPTSVGLMVFTGLGLGMALPFLLVGFMPALRKRMPRPGAWMVTAKRCFSVPMFLTALGLVWVLMQQADSQYVFVALLLVLLLSLVLWLMGLFLQGGRDRPWWPLLVVLVVITGTLMTASPGSRSHEPLQAEVAEHGARLPLPFDEDVLTTLISERDMFVYFSADWCLTCKLNEKTAIERQETQAAFARANMAVMLGDWTNGDPDITRFLAKHQRSGVPLYLWYRKGNLQPQVLPQLLTPAILIDKASRAGDAVVAHGAQG, from the coding sequence ATGAAAATCATTACCTTTGGGCTGAAACTCATCGCCTGCTGCTGGCTGATGACGGCCGCAGCCATCACGGCACCTGCGGGTGACGACACAGGGCATAAGATAAGGGCGTCGCTGCAGCTGGAGTCCAGCGCGCCAGTCGCCGGAACTGACACCGGCCTGGCAATAAAGATGTCACCCGAGGCAGGCTGGCATGGTTACTGGTTAAACCCGGGGGATGCCGGATTCCCGCTGCAGGCACAATGGCTGTTGCCGAATGGGGTGACGGTGGGTGAGCTGCAATATCCCGCCCCCGAGCCCATGGTGATAAGTGACCTGATGAATTACATCTACCACGGGGATTATGCCCTGCTGGCACCTCTGAGCATTTCTGAGGATATTGCGCCCGGTACAGCGCTTACCCTGGCGGTGGATATTCGCTATCTGGTGTGCAGCCCCAAGCTGTGCGTGCCTGAGCAGCAGCGGCTTGAGACCCAATTCACAGTGGCAGACAAAGGCACCTCAAGCGCGCCCCTTGAGGCCTTCTCCGATTGGCGACGGGCCATTCCCAAACCTGTGGCGACCATGGCGGACTTCAGCATTCAAAACGGTCAATTGATGTTGTCGCTGCCATTTCCCGAATCTGTGCCGCTCACAAAGACGCTTCATTTCTACCCTGAGGTCAATGGGCCGATAGCCAATACGGCGCCGCAATCCTTTGTGCGAAATGGCGATCGCCTTTTTATGCAAACCGGGGCGGGCGAGGCTGGGGTCAGCGACTTTTATGGCGTGCTGACCCTGGATGATGCACAGGCTATCAGGGTCAAGGCAGTCCAGGTGAGTGGGGATGCACTGGTGTTCCCGACCGGGGCTGGGTTGCCAGGCGCAGAGCCAGACAATCTGCTTGTCATGTCCTTGGTGACCGTACTGGGGGCGATTCTTGGAGGATTGTTACTGAATCTAATGCCCTGTGTTTTTCCCATTCTGAGCTTAAAGGTGTTGAGCCTGGCCAATCTCGGGGATGAGCGAGTCGCCAGAGCCGGTGCTCTGGCCTATACCCTGGGGGCCGTACTGGTGTGCGTGCTGCTCGGGGGGCTTATCCTGTTGCTGCGTGAGTTTGGTCATCAGGTGGGCTGGGCCTTTCAGTTGCAGCGTCCAGAAATCATAGTGGTGCTTATTTTGCTGATGATGGCCATAGCACTGAATCTGGCCGGATTGTTTGAACTCGGTACCCTGAGTTCTGGCAGTCGCTTGCAGCAAAAGCAAGGCGTGGCGGGCGACTTTTGGACCGGGGTGTTGGCAGCCTTTGTGGCTACCCCTTGCACCGGCCCTTTTATGGCAACGGCTTTGGGCGCTGCGCTGGTGCTGCCAACCAGTGTTGGGCTGATGGTGTTTACCGGGCTGGGATTGGGCATGGCCTTGCCCTTCTTGCTGGTGGGCTTTATGCCTGCGCTGCGTAAGCGCATGCCCAGACCCGGCGCCTGGATGGTTACGGCAAAGCGCTGTTTCTCGGTTCCCATGTTTCTGACGGCGCTTGGGCTGGTTTGGGTTTTGATGCAGCAGGCTGACAGCCAATATGTGTTTGTTGCGCTGCTGTTGGTACTGCTGCTGAGTCTGGTGCTGTGGCTTATGGGACTGTTTCTGCAAGGGGGGCGTGACAGACCCTGGTGGCCGCTGCTTGTGGTGCTGGTGGTAATCACAGGCACTTTGATGACAGCTTCTCCCGGCTCCCGATCGCATGAACCTTTGCAAGCCGAAGTTGCTGAACACGGGGCGAGATTGCCGCTTCCTTTCGATGAAGACGTTCTGACAACGCTTATCAGTGAGCGGGATATGTTTGTGTATTTCAGTGCCGACTGGTGCCTGACCTGTAAGCTGAACGAGAAGACTGCCATTGAGCGGCAAGAGACCCAGGCGGCCTTTGCCCGCGCCAATATGGCGGTGATGTTGGGCGACTGGACCAATGGCGACCCGGATATCACCCGATTTCTGGCCAAACATCAGCGCTCCGGTGTGCCTTTGTATCTTTGGTATCGAAAGGGAAATTTACAGCCGCAGGTATTGCCGCAATTGCTGACGCCCGCGATCTTGATTGATAAGGCGAGTCGTGCGGGTGATGCAGTCGTGGCGCATGGCGCACAAGGCTAG
- a CDS encoding cyclophilin-like fold protein: MNIRLLVNGTVIHASLDDSAAARDFFALLPLSLILTDYAGTEKIAYLDTALSTAGSPTGTAANTGDICYYAPWGNLAFFYRDFGYARGLIKLGRLPGDCAWLTDAKDIELVIEKRL; the protein is encoded by the coding sequence ATGAATATTCGATTGCTGGTTAATGGCACTGTTATCCATGCCAGCCTTGATGACTCTGCGGCGGCAAGGGATTTTTTCGCCTTGTTGCCTCTGAGTCTCATACTCACAGATTATGCAGGCACAGAGAAAATCGCATACCTGGATACTGCCTTATCGACAGCGGGCTCACCCACAGGCACGGCGGCCAATACAGGTGATATCTGCTACTACGCCCCCTGGGGGAACCTCGCCTTCTTTTATCGGGATTTTGGCTACGCCAGGGGATTAATAAAACTTGGCAGGCTACCGGGCGACTGCGCCTGGTTAACCGATGCCAAAGACATCGAATTGGTCATAGAAAAGAGGCTCTGA
- a CDS encoding oxidoreductase: MKKVCVVTGASSGMGKDGALKLIKEGHIVYGLARRVSQMTELVAAGGFAIETDVTSIESIERAVAQIVAEQGRIDVLWNNAGYSVTGAVEDVSYEDAKRQFEVNLFGLAEMTKAVLPTMRKQKSGTIINTSSVGGKIYTPLGAWYHASKHALEGWSDCLRLELKPFNINVVIIEPGGISSEFGDVLYQPLVERAKGGAYQAMSTAVARTYKAIYSNSKSMSSPAVIGELVVRIVASNSPRTRYIAGYMSRTILCLRSLLSDRIFDKVIMSTYEKELKKNESAASH, translated from the coding sequence ATGAAAAAGGTATGTGTGGTGACAGGCGCGTCTTCCGGTATGGGGAAAGACGGGGCACTCAAACTGATTAAAGAAGGCCATATAGTTTATGGTCTGGCTCGGCGAGTGTCGCAAATGACGGAGTTGGTGGCGGCTGGCGGTTTTGCCATTGAAACAGATGTAACCTCTATTGAGTCCATTGAGCGTGCCGTGGCTCAGATTGTGGCAGAGCAGGGTCGCATTGATGTGCTTTGGAATAATGCGGGTTACTCGGTTACAGGTGCGGTGGAAGATGTATCTTACGAAGATGCCAAACGCCAGTTTGAGGTCAACCTGTTTGGCCTCGCCGAGATGACCAAGGCCGTGCTGCCCACTATGCGCAAACAAAAGTCGGGCACCATTATCAATACCTCCTCGGTGGGTGGCAAAATTTACACCCCCCTCGGTGCCTGGTACCACGCCTCCAAACATGCGCTGGAGGGCTGGAGCGATTGTCTGCGACTGGAGCTTAAGCCTTTTAATATCAATGTAGTGATAATTGAACCGGGTGGGATCAGCTCGGAGTTCGGTGATGTCTTGTACCAGCCACTGGTGGAACGTGCCAAGGGGGGAGCCTATCAGGCCATGTCGACTGCGGTGGCAAGAACCTATAAAGCGATTTACAGCAATTCCAAGAGCATGTCTTCACCGGCGGTCATTGGCGAATTGGTTGTACGGATAGTGGCATCAAATAGTCCCAGAACCCGATATATAGCGGGCTACATGAGTCGTACAATCTTGTGTTTACGTAGCCTGCTAAGTGACCGGATCTTTGATAAGGTGATTATGAGCACCTACGAGAAAGAGCTAAAGAAAAATGAAAGCGCCGCTTCTCATTAA